In the Methylomonas rhizoryzae genome, one interval contains:
- the mgtE gene encoding magnesium transporter, whose protein sequence is MTAVLQLENPRHLLDRTGLILEKGSIVEIRNFVHTLYPAETAHILEALEPEQRAKIWAVIPPSVMGEILVEVNTEVGGNLVKMTDRKDLIAACENVDSDNVVDLLHVLPEPLLSQVVEAIGTHNRSRLEHNLRYDEHSAAGLMSHDVITVRADVTLDVVARYLRLRGKIPATTDSLIVVDRKEQFQGVLPLSQFLSKDPHKKVIDVMDNRAKGVPYNMPVRDVVKLFEQRKLLSVPVLADDGKVLGRITIDDVIGEIREEAEHSLMGMAGLNEEHDMFAPVTTSTRRRAIWLGINLLTAFLASWVIDLFEDTISQIVALAVLMPIVASMGGIAGSQTLTLVVRGLALQQISAANVWSLLFKEISVGVLNGMIWSAIVAGVASFWFHNVDLGLMLGAAMMINLVCAALSGVAIPVALERIGIDPALAGGVLLTTVTDVVGFMAFLGLATLFLL, encoded by the coding sequence ATGACTGCCGTACTTCAGTTAGAAAATCCCAGACACCTGTTAGATAGAACCGGCTTGATTTTGGAGAAAGGTTCCATCGTCGAAATTCGCAATTTCGTGCACACGCTATATCCGGCCGAAACCGCGCATATCCTGGAAGCCTTGGAGCCGGAGCAGCGTGCGAAAATATGGGCAGTCATACCACCCAGCGTGATGGGGGAAATATTGGTCGAAGTCAACACCGAGGTCGGCGGCAACTTGGTGAAAATGACCGATCGCAAGGACTTAATCGCCGCCTGCGAAAACGTAGATTCCGACAACGTAGTCGACCTATTGCACGTGCTCCCGGAGCCGCTGCTGTCGCAAGTGGTGGAAGCCATCGGTACGCATAACCGCAGCCGTTTGGAACACAATTTGCGCTACGACGAGCACAGTGCGGCCGGGTTGATGTCGCACGACGTGATTACCGTGCGTGCCGACGTCACGCTGGACGTAGTCGCGCGCTATTTGCGCTTGCGCGGAAAAATTCCGGCGACTACCGACAGCTTGATCGTGGTGGACCGTAAAGAACAGTTTCAAGGCGTATTGCCGTTAAGCCAGTTTTTATCCAAGGATCCGCACAAAAAAGTGATCGACGTGATGGACAACCGGGCTAAAGGCGTGCCCTACAACATGCCTGTGCGCGACGTCGTCAAACTATTCGAGCAACGCAAACTATTGTCCGTGCCGGTGCTTGCCGACGACGGCAAGGTGTTGGGGCGGATTACCATAGACGACGTGATCGGCGAAATACGCGAGGAAGCCGAGCATTCTCTGATGGGTATGGCCGGCTTGAACGAAGAACACGATATGTTTGCGCCGGTGACGACCAGCACCCGCCGCAGGGCTATCTGGCTGGGAATCAACCTGCTGACTGCGTTCTTGGCTTCTTGGGTGATCGATTTGTTCGAAGATACGATTTCGCAAATTGTCGCGCTTGCGGTATTGATGCCCATCGTCGCCAGCATGGGCGGTATCGCCGGCAGCCAAACCCTAACCCTAGTGGTTCGCGGTTTAGCGTTGCAACAAATTTCGGCAGCAAACGTCTGGAGTCTATTGTTCAAGGAAATTTCGGTCGGTGTGCTGAACGGCATGATCTGGTCCGCCATTGTTGCCGGCGTCGCCAGCTTTTGGTTCCACAACGTCGATTTGGGCCTGATGCTGGGAGCGGCGATGATGATCAATCTAGTCTGTGCCGCCTTGTCCGGCGTCGCGATTCCGGTTGCGCTGGAACGTATCGGCATAGACCCGGCGCTGGCCGGCGGGGTGCTGCTGACCACCGTTACCGACGTGGTCGGGTTTATGGCTTTTCTGGGTTTGGCGACATTGTTTCTGCTTTAA
- the minC gene encoding septum site-determining protein MinC — protein sequence MSISPMPVQKIVLEFKSTSLTLPVLLLSSTDLNLIEQQLQDKIAQAPEFFKHSPLLIDLQKLNASEQELDAEALIHLVRGLELLPIGIRGGTEAQNRMALANGLPVHALHGSASSPSAKPAPKPLTVPETGQEKPQTQSVENKLLTQPVRSGQRVYAKGDLIITATVSAGAEIMAEGNIHVYGSLRGRALAGVQGNPDSRIFCSDLQAELISIAGIYQLSDDIKPDMAHKPVQISLDNQTLIIKEI from the coding sequence ATGTCCATCAGTCCAATGCCCGTACAGAAAATCGTTTTGGAGTTCAAAAGCACGTCCCTGACCCTCCCGGTATTACTTCTGTCCAGCACTGACCTAAACCTGATAGAACAGCAACTGCAAGATAAAATTGCCCAGGCACCCGAGTTTTTCAAGCATTCTCCGCTTTTGATCGACTTACAAAAGTTAAACGCTAGCGAGCAAGAGCTTGATGCCGAAGCCCTTATTCATTTGGTGCGCGGTTTGGAACTACTCCCTATCGGGATCCGCGGCGGGACCGAAGCGCAAAACCGCATGGCGTTAGCCAACGGTTTACCGGTACACGCATTGCACGGCAGTGCTTCATCGCCGAGTGCCAAACCCGCGCCTAAGCCGCTGACGGTACCGGAAACCGGTCAGGAAAAACCGCAAACTCAGTCCGTCGAAAATAAATTGCTGACCCAGCCCGTTCGTTCCGGGCAGCGTGTGTATGCCAAAGGCGATTTGATCATTACCGCTACCGTCAGCGCCGGCGCGGAAATCATGGCGGAAGGCAATATTCATGTGTACGGTAGCCTACGCGGCAGAGCCTTGGCCGGCGTACAAGGCAATCCGGATAGCCGGATATTCTGCTCCGATTTACAAGCCGAGCTGATTTCCATTGCCGGCATTTACCAATTGAGCGACGATATTAAGCCGGACATGGCACACAAGCCGGTGCAAATCAGCTTGGACAATCAAACATTGATAATTAAAGAAATATAA
- the minD gene encoding septum site-determining protein MinD, translated as MARIIVVTSGKGGVGKTTTSAAVAMGLAKRGHKTAVIDFDVGLRNLDLIMGCERRVVYDLINVINNEASLNQALIRDKRCDQLYILPASQTRDKDALSIEGVERILEELSKDFKYIVCDSPAGIERGATLAMYFADDAFVVTNPEVSSVRDSDRMLGILASKSRRAERGEEPIKEYLLLSRYSPDRVKLGEMLSVEDVQEILSLHLLGVIPESKSVLNASNSGTPVILDEQSDAGQAYQDIVARYLGEDKPHRFIEEEKKGLFSKLLGRK; from the coding sequence TTGGCCAGAATTATCGTGGTAACGTCGGGAAAAGGTGGAGTGGGCAAAACCACAACCAGCGCGGCTGTCGCAATGGGCCTGGCAAAAAGAGGCCACAAAACCGCCGTGATCGATTTCGATGTGGGCTTGCGTAATTTGGACCTGATCATGGGCTGCGAACGCCGGGTGGTTTACGACTTGATTAACGTAATCAACAACGAAGCCAGTTTGAATCAAGCGTTGATCCGGGACAAGCGTTGCGACCAGCTCTACATACTGCCGGCCTCGCAGACGCGCGACAAAGATGCGTTGAGCATAGAAGGCGTCGAGCGTATCCTCGAAGAGCTGTCCAAAGATTTTAAATACATCGTCTGCGACTCTCCCGCCGGCATAGAAAGAGGTGCGACTTTGGCCATGTATTTTGCCGACGACGCATTCGTCGTGACCAATCCGGAAGTCTCTTCCGTCCGGGATTCCGACCGGATGTTAGGCATACTGGCCAGCAAATCCCGCCGTGCCGAGCGTGGCGAAGAGCCGATTAAAGAATACTTGTTACTGTCCCGCTATTCGCCGGATCGAGTCAAACTCGGCGAAATGCTCAGCGTCGAGGACGTGCAGGAAATCCTATCCCTGCATTTGTTGGGCGTAATCCCGGAGTCCAAATCGGTTTTGAACGCGTCAAACTCCGGTACACCCGTTATCCTGGACGAACAAAGCGACGCCGGCCAAGCGTATCAAGACATCGTCGCCCGTTATCTGGGCGAAGATAAACCCCACCGTTTCATTGAGGAAGAGAAAAAAGGCTTGTTTAGTAAGCTGTTAGGGAGAAAATGA
- the minE gene encoding cell division topological specificity factor MinE, producing the protein MSLLDYFRASKPSSASVAKERLQILVAHERASRNQPSYLPQLQQELLEVIRKYVNVGQDAITVNFEQDGNQETLELNIVLPDER; encoded by the coding sequence ATGAGTCTCTTGGATTATTTCAGGGCATCTAAACCCAGTTCCGCTTCGGTAGCCAAAGAACGCCTGCAAATTCTGGTGGCCCACGAACGAGCGTCGCGCAATCAGCCGTCCTACCTGCCGCAATTGCAGCAAGAACTACTGGAAGTGATACGCAAATACGTCAACGTCGGCCAAGATGCCATTACTGTAAATTTCGAACAGGACGGCAATCAGGAAACCTTGGAGTTGAACATCGTGCTGCCGGACGAGCGTTGA
- a CDS encoding winged helix-turn-helix domain-containing protein — MREVIGEAAGKIWHYLNDNGAASVTKITTETGLGKNEVQRAIGWLLMEDKLNIEVVGRAETVSLK; from the coding sequence ATGAGAGAAGTAATAGGTGAAGCCGCCGGTAAAATCTGGCACTATCTGAACGACAACGGCGCCGCCAGCGTCACTAAAATCACCACGGAAACCGGTTTGGGTAAAAACGAGGTGCAACGCGCCATCGGCTGGTTGTTAATGGAAGATAAATTGAACATCGAGGTAGTCGGCCGCGCCGAAACCGTGTCGTTAAAATAA
- a CDS encoding glycosyltransferase translates to MKAKIATLFSIIFLVLLNFAIWTYVNNPLQLPPWNSTMMGVTYNGLRKDFSPELKNYPTREQVQEDFELLAGKVHSIRTYTALEGMEVVPEIAAKNDINLAMGAWIDLFADTTTEQDKATIEQRNRREIESLVNLTNQYPKTIVRTLVGNESLLRARGMMADAVKADMRAQYGDQLSPQAFEDKVEAEIKLRVAEKAKQLIEYIREVKKRTWKPVSTSETWDIWVANPELVAEVDYIGVHILPYWENVPVDLPEGAEGTSAVEYVFQRYYELKQLYPDKPIVITEAGWPSVGPERGSATASLINQAKFLRAFLNRATAEKVLYYVIEAFDQPWKISIEGTAGAYWGLFNAERQPKFPMEGEVVANPMWRNFASGAAILSVILMGAFLFSRRSLKLPGKLVFGVIANLAASVLFWSASIAAEQYQTDFSVVFWGILLMMQAMAILVLLTETLELTEVLWHRKGRRTFSPLAPHPEFKFPKVSIHLPIHNEPPEMVRKTLNALAKLDYPHYEVLVMDNNTKDPAVWMPVQTDCDRLGEKFRFFHLDNWPGYKAGAINYALENTAADAEIIAVIDSDYILSPDWLKCMVPYFDRENVGFVQSPQDYRDAHQSWFKDMCYWEYAGFFNIGMVQRNEYNAIIQHGTMTMVRKSAFEKVGPWGEWCICEDSELGLRLYEAGYDSVYCKESFGRGLMPDTFSGYMTQRFRWVYGAMQIIKKHWRHFLPNKRSALTSAQRYYFVAGWLPWFSDALALLFTMASLVLTAILVANPLHTELPINAFLLPTIGLFVFKVLRGLWLYKARVACSILQALGAALAGLSLTHTVARGTLQGLFTSGKPFMRTPKYEAQGPLIAGLLVIWQELLLLSLLVAGIVAMRMTEQFDTTSGRLWVAVLAVQAVPYIATFLTIIISVAPNYFPGKLSADELDAEA, encoded by the coding sequence ATGAAAGCCAAAATAGCTACTTTGTTTTCGATTATTTTCCTGGTGTTGTTGAATTTCGCCATCTGGACTTACGTCAACAATCCACTCCAGCTCCCGCCTTGGAACAGTACCATGATGGGGGTGACTTATAACGGTTTACGCAAGGATTTCAGTCCGGAACTTAAAAATTACCCGACCCGCGAGCAAGTGCAGGAAGATTTCGAATTGCTTGCCGGTAAAGTTCATTCGATTCGTACCTATACCGCTTTGGAAGGTATGGAAGTCGTACCGGAAATCGCCGCCAAAAACGACATTAATCTGGCCATGGGCGCGTGGATAGACCTGTTCGCCGACACCACCACCGAACAGGATAAGGCCACGATAGAGCAAAGAAACCGCCGTGAAATCGAAAGTCTGGTCAACCTGACGAATCAATATCCTAAGACCATCGTTCGCACCTTGGTCGGTAACGAATCCTTGTTGCGCGCCCGCGGCATGATGGCCGACGCCGTCAAAGCCGATATGAGAGCGCAATACGGCGATCAATTGAGCCCGCAGGCGTTCGAAGACAAGGTCGAGGCCGAAATCAAGCTGCGGGTAGCCGAAAAAGCCAAACAATTAATCGAATACATTCGCGAAGTCAAAAAGCGCACCTGGAAGCCTGTCAGCACCTCGGAGACTTGGGATATCTGGGTTGCCAATCCGGAGCTGGTGGCCGAGGTCGACTACATAGGCGTGCACATTTTGCCTTACTGGGAAAACGTCCCCGTGGATCTTCCAGAAGGTGCCGAAGGTACCAGCGCCGTCGAGTATGTGTTCCAACGTTATTACGAATTGAAACAGCTGTATCCGGACAAACCGATTGTGATCACCGAGGCCGGCTGGCCGTCGGTCGGCCCGGAGCGCGGTTCGGCCACGGCCTCATTAATCAACCAAGCCAAATTTTTACGGGCGTTCCTGAACCGGGCGACCGCGGAAAAAGTGCTTTATTACGTCATCGAAGCCTTTGACCAACCCTGGAAGATTTCGATCGAGGGGACGGCAGGTGCTTATTGGGGCTTGTTCAATGCCGAACGTCAGCCCAAATTTCCCATGGAAGGCGAAGTGGTCGCCAATCCGATGTGGCGTAACTTCGCATCCGGCGCGGCGATACTCAGCGTGATCTTGATGGGCGCCTTTTTGTTTTCGCGGCGCAGCCTGAAGTTGCCGGGTAAGCTGGTATTCGGTGTTATCGCCAACTTGGCGGCTTCGGTGTTGTTCTGGTCCGCATCGATTGCGGCCGAGCAATATCAAACCGATTTTTCGGTGGTGTTCTGGGGAATACTCTTGATGATGCAAGCCATGGCGATATTGGTATTGTTGACCGAAACCCTGGAACTCACCGAAGTGTTGTGGCACCGCAAGGGCCGCCGTACCTTTAGCCCGTTGGCGCCGCATCCGGAATTCAAATTTCCGAAAGTCTCGATTCATTTGCCTATCCACAACGAACCGCCGGAAATGGTGCGCAAGACTCTGAATGCGCTGGCCAAGCTGGATTATCCGCATTACGAAGTATTGGTGATGGACAACAATACCAAAGACCCGGCGGTTTGGATGCCGGTGCAAACCGACTGCGACCGCTTAGGAGAGAAGTTTCGATTTTTCCATCTGGACAACTGGCCGGGCTATAAAGCCGGCGCTATCAATTATGCCTTGGAAAATACCGCAGCCGACGCGGAAATTATCGCCGTGATCGATAGCGATTACATCCTGTCGCCGGATTGGTTGAAATGCATGGTGCCGTATTTCGATAGGGAAAACGTCGGTTTCGTGCAGTCGCCTCAGGATTACCGCGACGCGCATCAAAGCTGGTTCAAGGATATGTGTTACTGGGAATATGCCGGTTTTTTCAATATCGGCATGGTGCAACGCAATGAATATAACGCGATTATCCAGCACGGCACGATGACCATGGTACGTAAATCGGCCTTCGAAAAAGTCGGCCCATGGGGTGAATGGTGTATTTGCGAGGATAGCGAATTGGGCTTACGCTTGTACGAAGCCGGTTACGATTCGGTGTATTGCAAGGAATCGTTCGGACGCGGCTTGATGCCGGACACCTTTTCCGGTTACATGACCCAAAGGTTTCGCTGGGTATACGGCGCCATGCAGATCATCAAAAAACATTGGCGGCATTTCTTGCCTAACAAGCGCTCGGCCCTGACTTCCGCGCAACGTTATTATTTCGTGGCCGGTTGGTTGCCGTGGTTTTCCGATGCTTTGGCTTTGCTGTTCACCATGGCCAGCTTGGTTTTGACCGCCATCCTGGTAGCTAACCCGCTGCATACCGAACTGCCGATCAATGCCTTTTTGTTACCCACCATAGGCCTGTTCGTGTTCAAGGTGTTGCGCGGCTTATGGCTGTACAAGGCCAGGGTGGCCTGTTCGATACTACAAGCCTTGGGCGCGGCCTTAGCCGGCTTGTCGTTAACGCACACGGTTGCCCGCGGTACCCTGCAAGGCTTGTTCACTTCCGGCAAACCGTTTATGCGCACGCCTAAATACGAGGCTCAAGGCCCGTTAATCGCGGGCTTGTTGGTCATTTGGCAAGAGCTGTTGCTGTTGAGTCTGTTGGTCGCCGGTATCGTCGCGATGCGGATGACCGAACAATTCGACACTACCAGCGGCCGGCTATGGGTGGCGGTACTCGCCGTGCAAGCGGTGCCCTATATCGCGACTTTTTTGACCATCATCATCAGCGTCGCGCCCAATTACTTTCCCGGCAAGCTATCGGCGGACGAACTGGACGCAGAAGCTTAA
- a CDS encoding Nif11-like leader peptide family natural product precursor: MSVKVIKEFSEKSKVDEGLKEKLKACMKIKELIALGAEYGFEIDEVSLYPPNEPQFVEEQLSEKLIKALLRA, from the coding sequence ATGTCTGTTAAGGTCATTAAAGAATTTTCAGAAAAGTCTAAGGTTGACGAGGGCTTGAAAGAAAAATTGAAAGCCTGTATGAAAATTAAAGAACTGATTGCGCTGGGCGCCGAATACGGCTTCGAAATCGACGAAGTGTCTTTGTATCCGCCTAACGAGCCGCAATTCGTCGAAGAGCAATTGTCCGAAAAATTGATCAAAGCTTTGCTGCGCGCATAG
- a CDS encoding AAA family ATPase produces the protein MKLIIEKRHLEPLMSEHPRLHSLSEHLRFGNKAHVLYDQLSPAELGSLADLYAQEGDTLQQQAAMLKALRSALADQGSRYGADQLEMLLPDIASYLLEGAIRGWLFQVQGNGRTHAYLITRLDYTPPGEEEAGRIMLELKANSRGKIAIETLIIRAKDLDGKTIPEIFAAKGFLKETADLIASYDETSARYFDWRARYGEQFSGWGTGIYAEDPTANQRSNDWTRKSTVIMSSGGGACRLVNDENILAERALSLDASGDILGKYLRKAGRSMRYDSKAEQAMESFKEEIPAGLFTELPVHGYILMFHLELHHHVWVYVDDMLPYQYQPELKQKLILPPEQTDLIDILTAEMDMLMDDIVAGKSGGTTVLCAGPAGVGKTLTAEVYSEIIKRPLYRVHSGQLGLNVAEMEKTLKDTLIRAQRWGAVMLIDEADVYIKKRADNLASNAVVGVFLRVLEYFNGLLFLTTNRVDDIDEAIVSRCIAMIRYHSPDHVDRCKIWRVMTEQFSLPVAEGLIDELAAVFPEATGRDIKGLTKLVAKFCQQKQLAPTMEVFKRCSVFRGLALAQA, from the coding sequence ATGAAACTAATCATAGAAAAACGCCATCTCGAACCCTTGATGTCGGAACATCCGCGTTTGCATAGCCTGTCCGAGCATTTACGCTTCGGCAACAAGGCACACGTGCTTTACGACCAATTAAGTCCCGCCGAGTTAGGCAGTCTCGCCGATTTGTACGCGCAGGAAGGCGATACCTTGCAGCAACAGGCTGCGATGTTGAAGGCATTGAGAAGCGCCCTGGCCGACCAGGGCAGCCGATACGGCGCCGACCAATTGGAAATGTTGCTGCCCGACATCGCCAGTTATTTGCTGGAGGGCGCGATTCGCGGCTGGTTGTTTCAAGTGCAGGGCAACGGCCGTACCCACGCCTACTTGATTACCCGCTTGGATTACACGCCGCCGGGCGAAGAAGAAGCCGGGCGGATTATGCTGGAGTTGAAAGCCAATAGTCGCGGCAAAATTGCCATCGAAACCTTAATCATCCGCGCCAAAGATTTGGACGGTAAAACCATCCCCGAGATTTTCGCCGCCAAAGGCTTTTTAAAAGAAACCGCCGATTTGATTGCCAGTTACGACGAAACCTCCGCCCGCTACTTCGATTGGCGGGCGCGTTACGGCGAACAGTTTTCAGGTTGGGGTACCGGAATTTACGCCGAGGACCCCACCGCTAACCAGCGCAGCAACGATTGGACCCGCAAAAGCACCGTGATTATGTCGTCGGGCGGCGGCGCCTGCCGTTTAGTCAACGACGAAAACATTTTGGCGGAGCGGGCGCTGAGTTTGGACGCCTCCGGCGACATTCTCGGCAAATACCTGCGCAAGGCCGGTAGAAGCATGCGTTACGACAGCAAGGCCGAGCAAGCCATGGAGTCGTTTAAAGAGGAAATTCCGGCCGGCCTGTTCACCGAGCTGCCGGTACACGGTTATATCTTGATGTTTCATTTGGAGCTACACCACCACGTGTGGGTATACGTCGACGATATGCTGCCCTACCAATACCAGCCGGAACTGAAACAAAAGTTGATTTTGCCGCCCGAGCAAACCGATCTGATCGATATATTAACGGCGGAAATGGACATGTTGATGGACGACATCGTAGCCGGTAAATCCGGCGGTACTACAGTGTTGTGCGCCGGTCCGGCCGGGGTGGGCAAAACGCTGACGGCGGAGGTGTATTCGGAGATCATCAAACGCCCCTTGTACCGGGTGCACTCCGGGCAATTGGGCCTGAACGTCGCCGAAATGGAAAAGACCCTGAAAGACACGCTGATTCGTGCTCAACGTTGGGGGGCTGTCATGCTGATCGACGAAGCTGACGTGTACATCAAAAAGCGCGCCGACAATCTGGCATCCAACGCGGTGGTCGGGGTGTTTTTAAGGGTATTGGAATATTTCAACGGCTTGTTGTTCTTGACCACCAACCGGGTGGACGACATCGACGAAGCCATCGTGTCCCGCTGTATCGCGATGATACGCTATCACTCCCCCGACCACGTCGACCGCTGCAAAATCTGGCGGGTCATGACCGAGCAATTCTCGTTGCCGGTGGCGGAAGGCTTGATCGACGAATTGGCGGCGGTCTTTCCCGAGGCCACCGGCCGCGACATCAAAGGGCTGACCAAACTGGTCGCCAAATTTTGTCAACAAAAACAATTGGCACCGACCATGGAGGTATTCAAGCGCTGTTCGGTATTTCGCGGCTTAGCCTTGGCGCAAGCTTGA